In the Urocitellus parryii isolate mUroPar1 chromosome 10, mUroPar1.hap1, whole genome shotgun sequence genome, one interval contains:
- the Tigd2 gene encoding tigger transposable element-derived protein 2 — protein sequence MLGKRKRVVLTIKDKLDIIKKLEEGISFKKLSVVYGIGESTVRDIKKNKERIINYANNSDPISGVSKRKSMKSSTYEELDRVMIEWFNQQKTDGIPVSGTICAKQAKFFFDALGMEGDFNASSGWLTRFKQRHGIPKAAGKGTKLKGDETAASEFCGNFQEFVERENLQPEQIYGADQTGLFWKCLPSRTLALDSEQSTSEYRSSRERIIIMCCANATGLHKLNLCVVGKAKKPRAFKGTDLSNLPVTYFSQKGAWIEQSVFRQWFEKYFVPQVQKHLKSKGLLEKAVLLLDFPPAHPNEELLSSDDGRIIVKYLPPNVTSLIQPMSQGVLATVKRYYRAGLLQKYMDEGIDPKMFWKNLTVLDAIYEVSRAWNMIKSSTITKAWKKLFPGNEENSVMNIDEGAILAANLATVLQNTEDCEHVDIENINQWFDSRSNDSSCQVLTDSEGAEDQAKPVEQKPSSKTKKAELNPEKLISHKAALEWTENLLDYLEQQDDMLLSDKLVLRRLRTIIRRKQKIQNNKSHS from the coding sequence ATGTTAGGGAAACGTAAGCGTGTTGTGTTGACAATTAAGGACAAGCTTGACATCATTAAGAAACTTGAAGAAGGTATCTCTTTCAAAAAACTTTCTGTGGTATATGGAATTGGTGAATCCACAGTTCgagatattaaaaagaacaaagaaaggatTATAAACTATGCTAACAATTCAGATCCTATAAGTGGGGTATCCAAACGTAAATCTATGAAGTCATCAACATATGAGGAACTTGATAGGGTTATGATAGAGTGGTTTAACcaacagaaaacagatggaaTTCCAGTGTCTGGAACTATTTGTGCAAAACAAGCCAAGTTCTTTTTTGATGCTTTGGGGATGGAAGGTGATTTTAATGCATCATCTGGCTGGCTAACTCGATTTAAGCAGCGCCATGGTATTCCAAAGGCTGCTGGGaaaggaacaaaattaaaaggagatGAAACTGCTGCCAGTGAATTTTGTGGTAATTTTCAGGAATTTGTTGAGAGAGAGAATCTACAGCCAGAGCAAATTTATGGTGCTGATCAAACTGGATTGTTCTGGAAATGCCTTCCATCAAGGACATTAGCTCTTGACTCTGAGCAAAGTACTTCTGAGTATAGGTCAAGCAGAGAGAGAATCATTATTATGTGTTGTGCAAATGCCACCGGTTTACACAAACTTAACCTTTGTGTTGTGGGGAAAGCAAAAAAACCCCGTGCATTCAAAGGAACTGATCTTTCAAACCTCCCGGTCACTTACTTCAGTCAAAAAGGTGCATGGATAGAACAGTCTGTTTTCAGACAGTGgtttgagaaatattttgtgCCACAAGTACAGAAGCATTTGAAATCTAAGGGGCTTCTCGAAAAAGCAGTGCTTCTTTTAGATTTTCCCCCAGCACATCCAAATGAAGAGTTGTTGAGTTCAGATGATGGCAGaataattgtgaaatatttgCCACCAAATGTAACAAGTCTGATTCAACCAATGAGCCAGGGAGTTTTAGCCACAGTAAAAAGATACTATCGAGCAGGACTTCTCCAGAAATACATGGATGAAGGTATTGACCCAAAAATGTTTTGGAAGAATTTGACAGTGTTGGATGCAATTTATGAAGTGTCAAGAGCTTGGAACATGATAAAGTCAAGTACCATAACCAAAGCATGGAAAAAACTTTTCCCTGGCAATGAAGAAAATTCAGTCATGAACATTGATGAAGGAGCCATTTTAGCAGCTAACTTGGCAACAGTTTTACAGAACACAGAAGACTGTGAACATGTTGACATTGAGAATATTAATCAGTGGTTTGACTCTCGGAGTAATGACTCAAGCTGTCAGGTGCTAACTGACAGTGAAGGTGCCGAGGACCAGGCCAAGCCTGTGGAGCAAAAGCCTTCCAGTAAAACTAAAAAAGCAGAACTGAACCCAGAAAAACTTATTAGTCATAAAGCTGCACTTGAATGGACCGAAAACTTACTGGATTATCTAGAACAACAAGATGACATGCTTCTGTCTGATAAATTGGTATTACGGAGGCTTCGGACCATAAtaagaaggaaacagaagatcCAAAATAACAAAAGTCATTCATAG